In Sphingobacterium sp. PCS056, the following proteins share a genomic window:
- a CDS encoding AraC family transcriptional regulator, with product MKTLQFNVPTTQGQSLTIQEDVMDSFYPHLHRHQEAQLMWIKKGKGVLVVEDTLHPFKENDIFFLGANQPHVFKSMSQDGLSNESRSISIFFDPNGKLKSLFSLGEFDSLNHFIQSNARGFKVPHTYFQQISERVVQLKEADELDKLMQFFYLLRSLAMISKETEPLCAERIEFNHENSSGVSRITLICNYIKENFKNELTLEDVANYANLTPQAFCRYFKKHCGVTFVSYLNRIRIKEVCNQLNEDHLESVSFIAYNCGFNSITNFNRVFKQIRGCNPKEYTDNYKNTVSAEI from the coding sequence ATGAAAACTCTCCAATTTAACGTGCCAACAACCCAAGGACAAAGCTTAACAATACAAGAAGATGTAATGGATTCTTTCTATCCTCATTTGCACAGGCATCAAGAAGCACAATTGATGTGGATTAAAAAAGGTAAGGGCGTATTGGTTGTTGAGGATACTTTGCATCCTTTTAAAGAAAATGATATATTCTTTCTGGGAGCAAATCAGCCACATGTATTTAAATCGATGTCACAAGATGGCTTATCAAATGAATCTAGATCTATTTCTATTTTCTTTGATCCTAATGGTAAATTGAAATCTTTGTTTTCGTTAGGTGAGTTTGATTCTTTGAACCATTTTATTCAAAGTAATGCTCGCGGATTTAAAGTTCCTCACACTTATTTTCAACAAATCTCGGAAAGAGTAGTGCAATTAAAGGAAGCTGATGAGCTCGATAAATTGATGCAATTTTTTTATTTGTTACGCTCTTTAGCTATGATTTCAAAAGAAACAGAACCGCTTTGTGCAGAAAGAATTGAATTTAATCATGAAAATTCAAGTGGTGTAAGCCGAATTACTTTAATATGCAATTATATAAAGGAAAATTTTAAGAATGAACTTACTCTAGAAGATGTTGCCAATTATGCTAACCTTACCCCACAGGCTTTTTGTCGGTATTTTAAAAAACATTGTGGAGTAACCTTTGTATCTTACTTAAATCGTATTCGGATAAAAGAAGTCTGCAACCAATTAAATGAGGATCATTTGGAGAGTGTATCCTTTATTGCCTATAACTGTGGTTTCAACAGTATCACTAATTTCAATCGTGTCTTCAAACAGATAAGGGGATGTAATCCAAAAGAATATACGGATAATTATAAAAACACTGTTTCTGCAGAAATTTAA
- a CDS encoding SusC/RagA family TonB-linked outer membrane protein: MKKTAIAFLAANLLVSSAIYAQTVLKGTVVGQDGKPIPGVSISLQDGTGTQTGPNGDFSISYKQAGTLSVSAIGYERKQINLSNQTNLSITLISNTESLDEVVVTAMGISRDKKSLGYAVQEVKAKELTDAGQLSVTGALTGKVAGVQVNQFGGAVGSSARISIRGNTSLLNDQQPLIVIDGVPITNNSQRSGDNTYGGVDYGSGLNDINPEDIESMTVLKGGSAALYGMRGGKGVIMITTKSGKRANNGVQISYDANFSMDRAATIPKYQNSYGQGSRGDEYNYLLSESGLTYQEYALKNSFSYVDGAGGGVNDGFDESWGPRLDAGLMIPQFNSPVVDGVRQSTPWVSHKNNVKDFFQTGFSQNHNLSLLSKSDRSSTRASLSFRDQKGTVPNTDQKKYTAQLNNEYKISDKLTFDIMSNYTRTESDNLIMQGYDGANPMNGLIWFGRQVDMKDLKKNWNQRDEQGNYTYYNWNSNYHMNPYYTMNESLNSLQMNRIFGKSSLYYQPFDFLKFEGRIGVDYANAKRFERNYFNFDHLNGSFSENKNNRTEFNADFIANFNKQYGDFNVLATAGANYRDYQMNFNTLGATGLNVLGVYTIANKIGPAETIMDNEHNRSNSIYGQASVGWRDQLYVDVTARNDWSSTLTKSFFYPSVSMSWIPTTSFESIKGDFLSFMKLRLNISEVGNATDPYRNRNYYYAQTDAFNDLAQMYKSMTFAIENLVPESINTWETGVELGMFNNRLHADFTYYHKNAKNQLLPVNTSNTVSFTRMFLNAGNIESKGIELQLRGDILKKENGLNWSATANFSKDNSKVIELYPALDLKDYQIGWTWGIANMAREGQPWGTLVGPGYDRVEEDGPMKGAIKVTSAGLVQSKAAQNIGNVVPDFLASLRNDFTYKDFSFGFMLDFRKGGDIWSQTMSHGYTTGVAEITAANGIRERAVLAGRDVMTNERFAMSDGKGGWIENNIETTAQDWYEGGGIAAMYVFDGSFLKLREAYFTYNLPQHLYSRIKGIKRANLSVIGSNLALLWVDKSNTMRIDPESGGVSSDSRGVGFEQATVPNSRSIGLKLGFTF; this comes from the coding sequence ATGAAGAAAACAGCTATTGCATTTCTAGCAGCTAACTTGTTGGTTAGTTCAGCTATTTATGCACAGACCGTACTCAAGGGTACGGTTGTCGGTCAAGATGGAAAACCAATCCCTGGGGTTTCCATTTCCTTACAGGACGGCACAGGAACACAAACTGGGCCAAATGGTGATTTTTCTATTTCTTACAAACAAGCGGGCACATTAAGTGTATCAGCAATTGGCTACGAGCGAAAACAAATTAATCTCAGTAACCAAACAAACCTCTCTATTACTTTAATCTCAAATACAGAAAGTTTGGACGAGGTCGTGGTGACAGCAATGGGTATTTCAAGAGATAAGAAATCTTTGGGATATGCCGTTCAAGAAGTAAAAGCCAAAGAATTGACCGATGCAGGACAATTAAGTGTCACAGGTGCATTGACAGGTAAGGTCGCCGGAGTACAGGTGAATCAATTTGGGGGAGCTGTAGGTTCTTCTGCAAGGATATCAATTAGAGGAAATACGTCGCTTTTAAATGATCAACAACCTTTGATTGTTATTGATGGAGTTCCTATTACTAACAATTCACAAAGAAGTGGGGATAACACCTATGGAGGGGTCGATTATGGTTCTGGTTTAAATGATATCAATCCAGAAGATATTGAAAGTATGACGGTCTTAAAAGGTGGATCAGCAGCGTTATATGGGATGCGAGGTGGTAAAGGTGTGATTATGATCACTACTAAGTCGGGTAAGCGGGCTAATAACGGTGTGCAAATCTCTTATGATGCTAATTTTAGTATGGATAGAGCTGCAACGATCCCCAAATATCAAAATTCATATGGACAGGGATCAAGAGGAGATGAATATAACTACCTACTGAGCGAAAGCGGATTAACTTACCAAGAATATGCCCTTAAAAATTCTTTTTCTTATGTTGATGGTGCAGGGGGGGGAGTAAATGATGGATTTGATGAATCTTGGGGACCACGTTTGGATGCAGGTTTAATGATTCCACAGTTTAATAGCCCGGTTGTGGATGGTGTAAGACAATCAACACCATGGGTATCGCATAAAAATAATGTTAAAGATTTTTTCCAAACAGGTTTTTCTCAAAATCATAATCTCTCTCTATTATCAAAAAGCGATCGTTCTTCTACACGAGCTTCCTTGTCTTTTAGGGATCAAAAAGGAACTGTTCCTAATACAGATCAAAAGAAATACACAGCTCAACTAAATAATGAATATAAAATCAGTGATAAATTAACCTTCGATATCATGTCAAATTATACACGAACTGAAAGTGATAATTTGATTATGCAGGGATATGATGGTGCTAATCCGATGAATGGATTGATTTGGTTTGGTAGACAGGTCGATATGAAGGATCTGAAAAAGAATTGGAATCAACGAGATGAGCAAGGTAATTATACCTATTATAATTGGAATTCCAACTATCACATGAATCCATATTATACGATGAATGAATCGCTAAATTCATTACAGATGAATCGTATTTTTGGAAAAAGTTCACTTTATTATCAACCCTTTGACTTCTTGAAATTTGAGGGACGAATTGGAGTTGATTATGCTAACGCTAAAAGGTTTGAGAGAAATTACTTTAATTTTGATCATTTGAATGGTAGTTTTAGCGAAAATAAAAATAACAGAACAGAGTTTAATGCTGATTTTATAGCAAATTTTAACAAACAATATGGAGATTTCAACGTATTAGCTACCGCGGGTGCGAACTACCGCGATTATCAAATGAATTTTAACACCTTGGGAGCGACAGGTCTCAATGTTTTAGGTGTTTATACGATCGCTAATAAAATTGGTCCTGCTGAAACAATAATGGATAATGAGCATAATCGTTCTAATTCTATTTATGGGCAGGCATCTGTTGGCTGGCGAGATCAATTATACGTTGATGTGACTGCTCGAAACGATTGGTCTTCCACTTTGACAAAATCATTCTTTTATCCATCAGTGAGTATGAGTTGGATTCCAACAACTTCTTTTGAAAGTATTAAAGGAGATTTCTTGTCATTTATGAAATTGAGATTAAATATTTCGGAGGTTGGTAATGCTACTGATCCTTATCGAAATAGAAATTATTATTATGCACAAACAGACGCATTCAATGATTTAGCTCAGATGTATAAGAGCATGACTTTTGCGATTGAAAATTTAGTGCCGGAATCTATCAATACTTGGGAAACAGGGGTTGAATTAGGGATGTTTAATAATCGATTACATGCAGATTTCACTTACTATCATAAAAATGCCAAAAATCAATTACTTCCTGTAAATACTTCCAATACGGTAAGTTTTACAAGAATGTTCTTGAATGCGGGTAATATTGAAAGTAAAGGTATTGAACTTCAATTGCGTGGTGATATCCTTAAGAAGGAAAATGGTTTAAATTGGAGTGCAACAGCAAACTTCTCAAAAGATAATAGTAAAGTAATAGAACTATATCCGGCACTTGATTTAAAAGATTATCAAATCGGATGGACCTGGGGTATCGCAAATATGGCCAGAGAAGGTCAACCTTGGGGAACACTAGTCGGGCCAGGGTATGATCGCGTTGAAGAAGATGGTCCTATGAAGGGAGCTATTAAAGTGACAAGTGCAGGTCTAGTTCAAAGTAAAGCTGCGCAAAATATAGGTAATGTTGTTCCTGATTTCTTAGCAAGTTTACGTAATGATTTTACTTATAAGGACTTTAGTTTTGGCTTTATGTTGGATTTTCGTAAAGGTGGAGACATTTGGTCACAAACGATGTCGCATGGATATACTACAGGTGTAGCAGAGATAACAGCAGCCAATGGAATACGCGAACGTGCAGTACTTGCAGGAAGAGATGTAATGACAAATGAACGCTTTGCGATGTCTGATGGTAAAGGTGGATGGATAGAAAATAATATTGAAACGACCGCTCAGGATTGGTATGAGGGTGGTGGTATTGCAGCTATGTATGTTTTTGATGGTTCATTTTTAAAATTAAGGGAAGCCTATTTTACTTATAATTTACCTCAACATCTTTATAGTCGTATCAAAGGAATTAAGAGGGCAAATCTATCTGTGATTGGATCTAATTTGGCTTTACTTTGGGTAGATAAGTCTAATACCATGAGAATAGATCCTGAATCTGGAGGTGTTTCTAGTGATTCTAGAGGAGTTGGTTTTGAACAAGCAACGGTTCCAAATTCTAGAAGTATTGGTTTAAAACTAGGATTTACTTTTTAA
- a CDS encoding SusD/RagB family nutrient-binding outer membrane lipoprotein, which produces MKKLLFNIKFASILAIVCLASCTKDFEKINTDPDALPDVPPQNMLINVLRNAGEQFGGDIDGYGTFAGYIVKIQYPDNMSGLIPTNNSYGNRWAACYYNITQMNDLLKKTEERAQAFKNVRTIARIWQNYMWSHLLDGWGDIPYSEAFKGMPEDGSLLKPKYDKQEDIFPAVLADLKKIADEMDKGIGEDIIGSYDIIYNADNKTPLDVEMLRWQKFCNSLRLRMAMRISSVAPALAKSTIEEIAGNKSKYPVLETNDENCYLYYPGTLPYMEPWYKSGINGKRIDNWGMFDIFINYLNEVEDPRIASVAQKTISGTYLGYQNGLTTSPSPLKSVSWIGEHYINNAGGYTPFYRSSETYYILAEAAMLGYNVGTTAEAAYNKAVMISMEDNGVSTTDAEAYLAGKGKFNNTKERIWWDMWVALFKENYEAWALYRRTGIPSTNYPALNSVFKGKHTDQPWRLPYPNNEYLYNKVNTEAAATGVVDQAWGKRLWWAKDNGKN; this is translated from the coding sequence ATGAAAAAACTACTATTTAATATAAAATTTGCTTCCATACTCGCGATAGTTTGTCTAGCAAGCTGTACAAAAGATTTTGAGAAAATAAATACAGATCCAGATGCGTTACCAGATGTTCCGCCTCAGAATATGTTGATCAATGTACTTCGTAATGCAGGAGAACAATTTGGTGGAGATATCGATGGCTACGGCACCTTTGCTGGTTATATTGTTAAAATTCAGTATCCAGACAACATGAGTGGATTAATTCCTACAAATAATTCTTATGGAAATCGATGGGCTGCTTGTTATTATAACATTACGCAGATGAATGATCTTCTAAAGAAAACTGAGGAACGAGCGCAAGCATTTAAGAATGTAAGAACCATCGCACGAATTTGGCAAAATTATATGTGGTCACATCTACTGGATGGATGGGGAGATATTCCTTATTCTGAAGCATTTAAGGGTATGCCAGAAGATGGCAGTTTATTAAAACCTAAATACGATAAACAAGAAGATATTTTTCCTGCAGTGTTAGCTGATTTAAAAAAGATTGCTGATGAAATGGATAAAGGGATCGGAGAGGATATTATTGGAAGTTATGATATTATCTATAATGCAGATAATAAAACACCATTAGATGTGGAGATGTTAAGATGGCAGAAGTTTTGTAATTCTTTGCGGCTTCGTATGGCTATGCGGATTTCATCAGTAGCACCCGCATTAGCTAAATCAACGATCGAAGAGATTGCTGGAAATAAAAGCAAATATCCAGTTCTGGAAACTAATGATGAAAACTGTTATTTGTACTATCCAGGTACATTACCCTATATGGAGCCTTGGTACAAATCAGGAATCAATGGTAAGCGTATCGATAACTGGGGTATGTTTGATATTTTTATCAATTATTTAAACGAAGTAGAAGATCCTCGAATTGCTTCTGTAGCACAAAAAACTATTTCAGGAACATATCTTGGTTATCAAAATGGATTAACAACATCTCCTAGCCCATTAAAATCGGTATCTTGGATAGGTGAACATTACATTAACAATGCGGGAGGATATACTCCATTTTATAGATCTAGTGAAACTTATTATATATTAGCTGAGGCAGCCATGTTAGGCTATAATGTTGGCACAACTGCTGAAGCGGCCTATAATAAGGCGGTCATGATTTCCATGGAAGATAATGGAGTTTCTACAACAGATGCTGAAGCATATTTAGCAGGTAAAGGAAAGTTTAATAATACAAAGGAGAGAATATGGTGGGATATGTGGGTTGCTTTATTTAAAGAAAATTATGAGGCATGGGCACTATATCGAAGAACTGGAATTCCTTCCACTAATTATCCTGCTTTAAATTCAGTATTTAAAGGAAAGCATACCGATCAACCATGGAGGCTGCCATATCCAAATAATGAATACTTATACAATAAGGTCAATACAGAAGCAGCAGCAACTGGCGTTGTTGACCAAGCTTGGGGTAAAAGACTTTGGTGGGCCAAAGATAATGGTAAAAATTAA
- the cydB gene encoding cytochrome d ubiquinol oxidase subunit II, which produces MEIFWFVVLMIMLGIYVILDGYDFGAGIVHLFFAKTEEEKKAVTNSIGPFWDANEVWLIASGGVLFFAFPTLYASAFSGFYLPLMLVLWLLIFRAISLELRGQVHNRMWELMWDKLFGLASLLLALFFGAALGNVVRGVNLGMVENGVSTQEPHYFFLALWNPTFDPLAEHQGVIDWFTLLLGLVAVVTLTIHGANWIILKTSSTLSIRLKTVIFKLNFVLLFLVILSAYVWHDVKPISLHNFETYYWLWIFPLIAAVGLFGQFRIKKFTKDLSGFIYSSLFIFGSFGSTIASMFPILLPSTNAVNPSLTIQNVSAHEYGLSVGIGWFCVAAVLVIVYFIIQFKVFRGKLDDVGYGDH; this is translated from the coding sequence ATGGAAATATTTTGGTTTGTTGTGTTGATGATTATGCTCGGAATCTATGTCATTCTCGATGGCTACGATTTTGGAGCAGGAATTGTTCATCTTTTCTTTGCTAAAACAGAAGAAGAAAAAAAAGCTGTAACCAATTCCATTGGACCATTTTGGGATGCCAATGAAGTTTGGCTCATCGCATCGGGAGGGGTACTATTTTTCGCTTTTCCAACCTTATATGCTTCAGCTTTTAGTGGATTTTACTTACCCCTTATGCTTGTGTTATGGTTGCTTATCTTTAGAGCGATCAGTCTAGAATTAAGAGGACAGGTTCATAACCGGATGTGGGAATTGATGTGGGATAAATTGTTCGGTTTGGCGAGTCTATTACTCGCTCTATTTTTTGGAGCAGCTTTAGGAAATGTCGTTCGAGGAGTTAATCTTGGTATGGTTGAAAATGGTGTATCTACTCAAGAACCTCATTATTTCTTTTTAGCCTTATGGAATCCAACATTTGATCCATTGGCCGAACATCAAGGAGTGATTGATTGGTTCACTTTATTATTGGGTCTTGTCGCAGTTGTGACCCTGACCATTCATGGTGCAAATTGGATCATTCTTAAAACATCAAGCACCCTGAGTATACGTCTAAAAACTGTAATTTTTAAACTCAATTTTGTTTTATTGTTTTTAGTAATATTATCCGCTTACGTATGGCATGATGTGAAACCAATATCATTACATAATTTTGAAACTTATTATTGGTTGTGGATCTTCCCTCTTATTGCTGCAGTTGGTCTTTTTGGACAGTTTAGAATTAAAAAATTTACAAAAGATTTATCCGGTTTTATTTATTCATCCTTATTTATTTTTGGAAGTTTTGGATCTACTATAGCTTCCATGTTCCCCATATTACTACCTTCGACTAATGCGGTAAATCCTTCTTTAACTATACAGAATGTATCCGCACACGAATATGGTTTATCTGTTGGGATAGGTTGGTTCTGTGTAGCAGCAGTATTGGTGATTGTATATTTCATCATTCAATTTAAAGTTTTCAGAGGCAAATTAGATGATGTCGGATATGGTGACCATTAA
- a CDS encoding cytochrome ubiquinol oxidase subunit I yields the protein MEDMILYNRLQFAFTITFHYLFPQLTMGLSLMIVYFKWKFLRTKIDDYNHAAKFWMKIFALNFTMGVVTGIPMEFQFGTNWAKFSELTGGIIGQTLAMEGMFSFFLESSFLGMFLFGEKLLGHKLHFLSGLMVFIGSWASGFLIIATHSWMQYPVGYEIVENGKFVLNNFTALFNNPWLWPSYLHNQAGSLITSSFFVAAVGAFYLLSNKHSRFGKIFVKTGVIFGVISSIVVAFPTGDMAAKNVVKYQPVTFAAMEGIFKTEKGGSEIVLIGQPDMLNKKLDNKIAVPNVLSFLTYQRWDAEIKGLNEFDESIHPTNIPGLYYGYHIMAGLGTIFIAIMLTATFLLWKNRLFQTKWLLWILMFMIPFPYIANTAGWYTAELGRQPWLVYNLMRMVDGVSPTVSSGNALFTLLGFVGLYILLGLLFLMLVLKIIRKGPESQIALNN from the coding sequence ATGGAAGACATGATACTTTACAATCGGTTACAGTTTGCTTTTACCATCACTTTTCACTACCTGTTTCCGCAATTGACGATGGGATTATCTTTAATGATTGTTTACTTCAAATGGAAATTTTTACGCACAAAAATTGATGACTACAATCATGCTGCAAAATTTTGGATGAAAATCTTTGCCTTGAATTTTACAATGGGAGTGGTTACAGGAATACCAATGGAATTTCAATTTGGTACAAATTGGGCCAAATTTTCTGAGTTGACGGGAGGTATTATCGGACAAACATTAGCCATGGAAGGTATGTTTTCCTTTTTTTTAGAATCTTCTTTTTTAGGAATGTTTCTATTTGGGGAAAAGCTTCTTGGTCATAAACTCCATTTTCTTTCTGGGTTGATGGTATTTATAGGATCTTGGGCAAGTGGTTTCCTTATTATCGCTACACACTCCTGGATGCAATATCCTGTGGGATATGAAATAGTAGAAAATGGGAAGTTTGTCTTAAATAACTTTACAGCTCTATTCAATAATCCTTGGCTCTGGCCATCATATTTACACAATCAAGCTGGCTCTCTGATCACCAGTTCATTCTTTGTTGCTGCAGTGGGAGCTTTTTACTTGCTGAGTAACAAGCATAGTCGATTTGGAAAAATATTCGTGAAGACTGGAGTTATTTTTGGAGTCATATCTTCTATTGTGGTTGCATTCCCCACAGGTGATATGGCTGCAAAAAATGTAGTCAAATATCAACCGGTCACTTTTGCCGCCATGGAGGGCATTTTCAAAACGGAAAAAGGAGGTTCTGAAATTGTTCTTATCGGTCAGCCTGATATGCTAAATAAAAAATTAGACAACAAAATTGCTGTTCCAAATGTCCTTAGCTTTCTTACTTATCAACGCTGGGATGCTGAAATTAAGGGCTTAAATGAATTTGATGAATCTATACACCCTACAAATATTCCAGGATTATACTATGGCTACCACATCATGGCTGGTCTTGGAACCATATTTATTGCGATCATGTTAACAGCTACTTTTTTACTTTGGAAGAATAGACTATTTCAAACGAAATGGCTACTATGGATCCTCATGTTTATGATTCCATTTCCTTATATCGCCAATACTGCAGGTTGGTATACAGCTGAATTAGGAAGGCAACCATGGCTGGTATATAACCTGATGCGCATGGTAGATGGTGTATCACCTACCGTTTCTTCTGGAAATGCATTATTCACACTTTTAGGATTCGTAGGACTTTATATACTACTGGGATTATTGTTTTTAATGCTGGTATTAAAAATCATCAGAAAAGGTCCTGAATCCCAAATTGCTTTAAATAATTAG
- a CDS encoding DUF1080 domain-containing protein, whose protein sequence is MNKNFLMIMSSCMLFFASSTYGQTKRQSSFIPIFDGKTFNGWKILGGKAKYTIEDGVIVGEMVKGVPNSFLSTEKEYEDFILELEFRIEGTETNSGIQFRSNYDPQGNNGQGLVFGKQMDIDPSERAWTGGVYDEGRRNWLYPLDLQESAQKAFKANQFNKVRIEAIGDEVRIWLNDIPTAAVIDTLDRKGIIALQVHSVPDRLVGQKVYFKNIRIKTAGLSFTKLPQDMFVVNLKKNNVSSQEKKSGINLLFNGIDSKGWRSIDANHFPKKGWEIKDGEITVLKANGGESTNGRDIITDKQYSAFDLSFEFKLTPGANSGVKYFVTMQEETKGSAIGLEYQLLDDEKHPDAKMGKNGNRTMASLYDLIPSLKHVRAPRPIGEWNRGRIMVTPDNQVTHYLNGIKVLTYRRGSPEFKELVAGSKYKDWPNFGEAEKGHILLQDHGDEVHFRNIKIKELK, encoded by the coding sequence ATGAATAAGAATTTTTTAATGATAATGAGTAGTTGTATGCTGTTCTTTGCATCTTCAACTTATGGACAAACGAAAAGACAAAGCTCTTTCATACCAATTTTTGATGGAAAAACATTTAATGGATGGAAAATCCTTGGAGGAAAAGCAAAATATACGATTGAAGATGGTGTGATTGTAGGCGAAATGGTCAAAGGAGTTCCAAATTCATTTTTGTCAACAGAAAAGGAATATGAAGACTTTATTTTAGAGTTAGAATTTAGAATTGAAGGAACAGAAACTAATTCTGGGATTCAGTTTAGAAGTAATTATGATCCACAGGGAAATAATGGTCAAGGTCTTGTTTTTGGTAAGCAGATGGATATTGATCCAAGTGAGCGAGCATGGACCGGTGGAGTATATGATGAAGGTCGGCGAAACTGGCTTTATCCGCTGGATTTGCAGGAATCTGCTCAAAAAGCTTTTAAAGCAAATCAATTTAATAAAGTACGTATAGAAGCGATCGGTGATGAAGTCCGTATATGGTTAAATGATATTCCTACTGCTGCTGTCATAGATACACTCGATAGAAAGGGAATAATTGCATTGCAAGTGCATAGCGTACCAGATCGTTTGGTTGGTCAGAAAGTGTATTTTAAAAATATAAGAATTAAAACAGCAGGCTTGTCATTCACCAAATTGCCTCAAGATATGTTTGTTGTTAATCTCAAAAAAAACAATGTATCATCTCAAGAAAAGAAGTCTGGCATCAACTTATTGTTTAATGGTATAGATTCAAAAGGATGGCGTAGTATAGATGCAAATCATTTTCCAAAAAAAGGATGGGAAATTAAAGATGGTGAAATAACTGTTTTAAAAGCTAATGGAGGAGAGTCAACTAATGGAAGGGATATAATAACCGATAAACAATATAGCGCTTTTGATCTTTCATTTGAATTTAAACTAACTCCAGGAGCGAACAGCGGTGTGAAATATTTTGTTACGATGCAGGAGGAGACGAAAGGATCGGCGATTGGACTTGAATACCAATTGTTGGATGATGAAAAACATCCAGATGCTAAAATGGGTAAAAATGGTAATCGTACCATGGCATCTTTATATGATTTAATTCCTTCGCTGAAACATGTGCGCGCACCACGACCTATAGGTGAATGGAATAGAGGACGAATTATGGTTACACCAGACAATCAAGTCACACACTATTTGAATGGTATAAAAGTATTGACTTATAGACGAGGTTCGCCAGAATTTAAAGAACTTGTTGCAGGGAGTAAATATAAGGATTGGCCAAATTTTGGAGAGGCTGAAAAAGGACATATTCTGTTGCAAGATCATGGTGATGAGGTTCATTTTCGAAATATTAAAATTAAGGAATTGAAATAA
- a CDS encoding Gfo/Idh/MocA family oxidoreductase: MKQLSRRNFLRNTAFIGGGLLMSNAALGNVKLASANERLNLACVGIGNRAAEVIKELYKTGLCNVVALCDVDLEAPHTLEILKLFPNVPRFRDFRQMFDKIGGQIDAVSIGTPDFAHFAITMMAIDMGIHVYVEKPMASTFWETELMMQKAQKFNKVVTQMGNQGHSEPNYFQFKSWQEAGIIKDVTRIDAHMNFARRWHTWDANIKGFPYPERIPSTLDWDMWQMQTLGHDYNKDFVNGQWRCWFDFGMGALGDWGAHILDTAHEFLQLGLPHRVEAVKLLEHNSYFFPKSSTLKFKFSKRKHMPALDINWYDGLDNLPEIPSGYGGSSLDPNIPAPSTGKVETVKLNPGKIIYTKDLIFKGGSHASILEIIPEERAREVAKLLPEIPKSPSNHFANFLNACKGLEKSRSSFEVAGPLSQVFCLGVIAQRLNAKFDFDAVKKEIPNDRFANALLYGPPPAKGWEQFYRV, translated from the coding sequence ATGAAGCAATTATCAAGAAGAAATTTTTTACGTAACACAGCTTTTATAGGGGGTGGATTATTGATGTCAAACGCAGCTCTTGGAAATGTAAAATTAGCATCGGCAAATGAAAGACTGAATTTGGCATGTGTAGGAATAGGAAATCGAGCAGCAGAAGTGATCAAAGAACTTTACAAAACAGGTTTGTGTAATGTTGTAGCATTATGTGATGTTGATTTAGAAGCTCCACATACTTTGGAAATATTAAAGCTGTTTCCTAACGTGCCCCGATTTCGAGATTTTAGACAAATGTTTGATAAAATAGGTGGACAAATTGATGCGGTATCTATAGGTACTCCTGATTTTGCACATTTTGCAATTACCATGATGGCTATAGACATGGGGATTCATGTATACGTAGAAAAACCGATGGCGAGTACATTTTGGGAAACAGAGCTTATGATGCAAAAGGCTCAAAAATTTAATAAAGTAGTTACTCAAATGGGCAATCAGGGACATTCGGAACCCAACTATTTTCAATTCAAAAGTTGGCAGGAAGCTGGTATCATCAAAGACGTGACACGCATAGATGCACATATGAATTTTGCAAGACGTTGGCATACTTGGGATGCTAATATCAAAGGTTTTCCATATCCAGAACGCATTCCCTCGACGTTGGATTGGGATATGTGGCAGATGCAAACTTTAGGTCATGATTATAATAAAGACTTTGTTAACGGACAGTGGCGTTGTTGGTTTGATTTTGGGATGGGAGCTTTGGGAGATTGGGGAGCACATATCTTGGACACAGCACATGAATTTTTACAATTAGGTTTACCTCATCGTGTAGAAGCAGTGAAACTTTTGGAGCATAATTCTTATTTCTTTCCGAAATCATCCACGTTGAAATTCAAATTTTCCAAAAGAAAGCATATGCCAGCTCTTGATATCAATTGGTATGATGGATTGGACAATTTACCAGAAATACCATCAGGTTATGGAGGTTCTAGCTTGGATCCAAATATACCAGCTCCTAGTACGGGTAAAGTAGAAACTGTGAAGTTGAACCCTGGGAAAATTATATATACTAAAGATTTGATATTCAAAGGAGGTTCGCATGCAAGTATCTTAGAGATTATTCCAGAAGAGAGGGCTCGTGAGGTAGCAAAACTTCTTCCAGAAATACCGAAATCACCCTCTAATCATTTTGCGAATTTCTTGAACGCTTGTAAAGGGTTAGAAAAATCACGTTCAAGTTTTGAAGTAGCAGGTCCATTGAGCCAAGTGTTTTGTTTAGGCGTCATTGCACAAAGGTTGAATGCTAAGTTTGATTTCGATGCAGTTAAAAAAGAAATTCCTAATGATCGTTTTGCCAATGCTTTGCTCTATGGTCCTCCACCAGCAAAAGGATGGGAGCAATTTTATCGAGTATAA